ACCCCAGGCTTTTCTGGATTTGGATTTGACGAGGGCACATCACGGGATGAAGTGAGTGGCTAGCAAAAAGAATAAACGATTTGACAGAAATCAATGTTTCTTAGTTTTTTGAATTACCTCCAGGTTTCTTTGCAGGACACATCTTTTGCTTTCACCAGCCCTTTTTTCAGCCAGAAGGTACTGCCTTTTTTACTGGAAACTCTCCTTTTTTCATACAGTACTTGAACtagaacaaaaatacaaaactctGTTCTACTCTTTTCAGAAAACCACAGAATCAAAGTCTTCCCACTGTAAGTACCAAATCAAATCTATATTTGTGATGTGTGTTACTTGCTTTGAACTACATTTGTGTAAATGAATTTGCAGGTGCTGAGTTTCTgtttgaccaatcagagcaaagtGAAGAATTTCAGTTTGCCTTCACCACCAAAAGCCCTCAGGCAACTAACAAAGATAAGACCATGGGagaatttccattttcattcaaCTTTTGAGAGTTATAAGAAAACATCCAGTTCAGACGAGTTCCTAGCTTATTAACTTCAGTAATGTTCTCATTTAGTGGGCAATGAAAAATTCTCAGGGTAAAAGTTCATTATTTAACACCATTATAAAATTTATAAGACTTAATCAGTTAAGTGAAATTTGccagatgtgtgatgtgaataccatttttaatttttattctgttcagtggttgctatttatttatctgtttaacCTAACttggtttatttaaaaagctattcacattacaatgaacatatttttcacagtgtCTTAGTTggataacattttatttaagacAGAGATATGGCATCAGTATCAAAAATAATACACAAGTCCATATTTCTTTACAGTGTAATAAACTGCTTATTCTGTGATTTGCTGTTCAGTTTGCATCAATGAATGACAGGCAGTGATTCAGTTCTACATGgtgtataaataaaatgaaattaatacCTCACTGGTCCCATGAGTCATTTAGTATTTTGTCTGTGAAGTTGGGATTTCTTTTGTATGTGATTTTAATAGCAAACCACAACACATACAATTTGCTTTATATAATACATTTAGTcgtaaattaataaaattttaGCTTCGTGGCACACCTGGCTGTGATTTGACAATACAAAGACTTGCTTGGAACAAGGGATAGCaaaatgttctgtattttaAAGCCTCATTCAATAAATGAATACTTGCAGTAcacttttacattatttacaatACTGTAGCTACTATGACACTGACAACGGATTGAAATCAATGCTGGCTTTCTAAAGCTGATTGAAAATGATTCTTAAAATCTGAAGTCTGTTAAGAAACAAAGGATGGACAGATcagggttttaaaaaaagtgcaGAGAGTATTCTGTAGTTTCAGAGAGTCTAGAACCCAGAATCGATGCTGATGGAGCGTCGAGTCACGTGTTCAATCTCTCCTGGGACATATTCACAGAAGCTGGTTTGATACTTGGCCAACATTTTTAGCATCGGCCGCAGATCAGACCACCACTGGACCTTGGGCATCCGGTGCCTGAAAATCAGTGGCATACAGTAGTTAATTTATTAGTAAGACTAATTAATACTGAACATTTGTTATTTCACAAAACGCTGAATTTGCTTACTCAAAATCAGTCACAGCCTTCAGTTCAGTGACGGGGTTGAATGAGATGACCTTTCTGTTGAGGCCAAGCACACATGCTGTATCCGGTGAGTTGGCAAACACACGGCCTGGTGGGGAAAATGGTGAAACCATTAGATCACTCAGGTTTGACTCTGGGTTTCTGAGCAATTAATTTATATAAGCTATGACTTTATACAGTAACTCTACCTTGTCTGAAGTTTTCTGTCAATCTCTCGGAAATCCACTGGATAGCCCTCACACCCAACTTTGTGCCAAAATTTCTATCAAAGGGAGAAGGTGCCCCTCCCTAAAGCACAAATACATAAACTGAGAATTAATATGTTGCAAGACTCTTGTCACTTCACAGTATATGGGTGTCACATATATTGTCAGCGTGACTGATATCATTTGTAATGCGCTAAACTGTTTTTCCAGACTGGATGAATCTCATACGGAGGCTTCACACCTGCTGAAGGTGTCCCAACACATTGACTCTGCAGTCAAAGATGCCCTTCCCCTCTGATGAATACAGCCTATGGATGAAATCCGTAGTGTAGTTTTCATGGCATTTTTCATTCCTGTTATGACAGAGAATAGGATCAGCAAAGGAAAAACTACATCCGACAATGTTTCATATacagtgtgatttttttaaatttttattcctAATGTCgttccatcactttggtccagactgaaatatcccaACATTTTCATGTATTGCCATGAAAGGATCAGACTCAGGCTTAGACTAAACATAAACTAGCCAAAATGTTGAGTTTGTCCAAaaactttgatttatgaccTGTATGACCTGTATACTTTGTTAagcaaatgttaacatgttaacacGCTAAGATAAGGCGATGACTCTGATAAACATTACCCAATaagcatcagcatgttagcatggtcACTGCAAACAtattaacatgctgatgttagcatttaactTAAAACAATTTATCTTGAGTACAGCCTAACAGAGCTTGtctcttgttttaaaaaaaaaaagtacatacaCACTAACACCATTTAGTATGCCTACAATAGATAACTTGAAGgctgcaaaaaataaaagatggaaCATATACAATAAAAGATTTACAGACACTTTTTTCATTAGCTTCATGAGAATCTGTACAGCTGAATTACTGTTGTGTACCTCAGTACTAGACCCCGCTGGATGTCCTTCTTCATCTTTTCAGCCAAATGCTCCACATTGGTCTGTCAAAAAGCCAGATCATTAAAAAGACAGAACGCTGTGAACATTTgtagataaaagaaacaacacaggtTTTTCTGTTGGTCTTACCTTTAAGTCATGGATGTTGAAGGGGTCTTCAAAGATGTAGGCTGCGTCAGCCCCCACAGCTATACCAGTGGAGGTTGCCAAATAGCCACAGAATCCACCCATTGTCTCCACCACAAACACTCTTCTCTTGGTCCCAGTGGCAGACTGCTTGATCTTGTCACAACCCTGATGAGGAAATTGAAACGGCAGTGTGAAAAAGAGATAATTGATGGCAGGGTCAAAGTATTAGTGTGGAAATCAAGGAAGAGTTAACTACCCATCCcctatactgtatgtcagtttTGGAGCTCACTGTGCAACTTCtagaaaaagcaaaagacaGACCAAAAAGGAGCAGCTTGAAAAGAAATAAGCTGCTCCTCTAGggaaagactttttttttttggagaaagCACTGCTGGTGTCTTATTTATGAGCTTTTACCTGATGTGGTGCTTAATATAGATTTACAGGAGTTAACCAGAGGACTGCCTGTCTCAACCTCCTTCCTCACaaagtttaaaattaaaaacaaaatctcttAATACTCGCTGTCTTCtcagtttttattatgtatGAGGAGTTCAAAGTCTAGCTAAGTAACACAGCAGCTTTTTGATGTGATGTTTTCTGGCGTGGTTCAGTCCCCATTCATCTTAATCCTGAAACATCAAAGTCACACAGTTAATGTGCCATCTGCTCAGCGTTACCTCCATGGCAGCATTGACAGCAGTGTCTGCTCCCAGGCTGAAGTCAGTTCCAGGGACGTTGTTGCTGATGGTGGCAGGGATTAAACACATGGGGATGCATAACTGATCGTAGTGATCCCGGgcttcaaacagctgcagcacaccTCGGTACCCCTTTGGACATCATCAAGAGGTAGATTCAAAACCACTCTGATGTTAACACTGACACTATGAAGTTATACAGGACCAATACGCTACCTCAAACCCTCCAATTACAAGCAGAGCCGAAATGTTGAACTTGGAAATGGTTTGCGCAATCTTCTCCATGTGTTGGTTTGGAAGAGTCCTGAAGATGCACattaaacagacattaaaaatcaCGTAAAGGGGCACTCCAGCAATTTTACATGCCCATGGCAATTTGCTAGTCAGAGAGAGTATTACACAACCTATGAAAACTTTTGTATAATTTCTCCAGTAGCTCTGGAGGACACTTTGACAAGCCTGAGAAAATAAGTCACTCTGGTCACCTATATTTGGCTtggtgagaaaatatgtttactACAGAATCTGCGATACAAACTGGAGTCGTTGAATTGAAAGACGTGATTGGTAGGGTCTAACATGACATGATATTGAGTTGCCTTATAGAAAGTGTGGGATCCAGTGATTTTGGAGAATGACAGTACAGAAAGTACAAGGGAATAGAAGTCAGGATATTTCAGGCTCTGCTAGGTCTAGGCAATGTGGACGAAATCTCCTATTATAGTATAAGTTATTAGGTATATTAAAAAGGTAATTATGttaaaatatcaacatatattgtgAGTACATTTAAATAGCATATGGATGGTTTTTAGCTAACCTAGAAAATTAAATACCTGACAAATGAAGTTACTCCAGAGATATGACAAGGATCCTTACCACAGTAAAAACAGTATTGTTGGTATATGTCATCATATTGCCTCACTGTATGCTCTAACTTTTTTCATCTATATGGAGATACATTACTAAAAAGTTGGAGTTCTGTTAAAATAGTTTTATAGAATTTTATAGAAATCAAAGGGTCCTGCTGCTCACCGTTTTGTCCCCAGCAGTGAGCCCCCTTGACCCGTCCATCCCGCCACAGTGTGCCACTCCATCTCAAAAAGCTGCCGACAGACAACCGTCAGTACAGAAAAATTTCCTCTTCAAGGTGGTTAGAAAAAATAGAGACAGAATGACTTACCGCTCCATTGGCGAGTCCTTGAAATCCATCATTGACAGCGTAGACCTTGTGTCCGTGAGCAAGTGCTACTCTCACAGCTGACCTCACCGCTGCGTTCATCCCCGCAGCTGGAGCTCCCACATTCAGAATAGCCAAAGAGAAATTGCTCTGTGGGAACATGAGTCAGATGTTATTGACAGGCACATTTGAGTTGAAGTTTTGTGATTCCTCTTCATGTGTTACAGCTAGGAtcatacagtttgtgtgtgtgtacatgtgtgtttatgttagTGAGAGACTTACCTCAGTCTGGGAAGCCTTCTGGAAGGCAAGGAGCTTGTAGATGTTCCAGTTGTTTTCGAAACTCCTAGGAGAACATCTACGGTTttagcttgtttttttatttgcatggAAAAAAATCAATCGCTTGTATGATGACATGAATCCGAATGGACTTAGTTGAAATACATCATGGCAGTTTTGCATAATTTTTATATGAACGGTATAACTACtcaatataaatgaatatatctCACCCTCCACGCAGTTGAACGGCCTCAGCaaacttcttctcattcatggCCTTCTGCACCAACTTAGTCTGCACACAGtggtaaaagtttaaaaatacagcaaacttcccactgtttgtgttttatgtccatgaaaatgaataatagaagagaggagagagactcaCCATCTCTACACACTCCATTAGAGGAAGGCGAACTGGATGGTTACCTGACAGGCCGATGACACAGGCTGGGGTGCCAGGAGAGGCCTCCAACAGGGCAATCACCGCCTCCACACCCAACTTACTGCTCTGAAAACAAAgagtgcacatacagtacatgtccaTTTAAATGTATGAATGTTGGAGATTATCACCTCCTACTCATTAGTAACGTTTGTGCTGCTTATGTGGATAATATGTCtaaataaaatgcagatttagacatgtttatgtttactCGCACATGAAACTGGGAAGTGtaatcatacagtatatatatataagtataaataaatgtggttGTCCCCACATGACTTGGATTTGTGACAATTTTGATTTCTAACTGAACACTACAAAGTCAGGTTTATCCCAGATAAACATCCATCGACTTTGTAATGTTATATATCATGACATCTCATTGTGTATTACAGCACCAAATACACAGGCCACTTACAAAAAGCAAAAGGAGAAATTGCACAAAAACTGCTGTGCATTTTTTGTAGTGAGATTTATGTTGCAATGATTACCAACGGTTAAGCTTGCACACTGACTTAGACCAGTGGTTAAACCGTTGACCAGATCTTTGTTTGTGGTGTCTAATAAGAGATCAATTAGAGATTAATGGACAACTGGCAGCCAGTCAGAAAGACATATTTTCCTTGGCCTTTAGGCAGCTCAGCTCTGCAGTTTATAAGCAATTAAACACTAAAACTACAGCTGAAAAGAATAACTACCTCAACAATTtgttcaaaatataaaatatgttgttcAACTCACCAGTATTCTGTCAAACGCAGAGGGAGTTCCTCCTCGCTGAACATGGCCGAGTACTGTTACTCTGGTGTCATAACCCAGCCGCTTCACCACCAGCTTCAAAAACGACATAAAAGCATTTCAGTGTTGATTTGTCATTCACTAGACGAAACACAACTGAGAGAAAATTCTTTAACAAACATTTGGCAGGAAACTcttctaaaacatttttaaaaatcatagtTTCAGTATTTTCGTCCAACAAACAACATCCTGTCCTTAATATGTCCCTTGTAGGGATTAGACAAATAATTGACAAAGcgatatatgatatatatactggttttatatatatatatatatatatatatatatatatatatatatatatatactggtTATCAGTACACTCGCATAAATATCACAATACAGTCTAGGCTGATATGGAGTAGAGGTGTAGCCTTCATTTGAATACTGAACTGATTTCTTTTAGTTTAACCTTTGCCtatttaaaatctgaataatAATTCAACATAAAATTACCTCTTGGTTGGTGAGCAactgttacatacagtatagtacTGTCCTTAAATTATTAAACTTACATCTTTTATGTAAGTTGAGGAGATAGGCTTGCCATTTCTGTCAATGGCTCCTTCTGCGACGATTATAATGTTGAGTCTTGACCCTGTTATGCGGCTCTGGAggtaaacagacaaacacatgcattaGCCACTAAGTCATTAAGCACAATCCAGCTTTTAAGCCCTGTATTTTATCTCTATTCCTGAAATGCTTGTGGATCTAACTTACATTGTGCTACTTACCCCCTCTAGACGGGCACACATACGATCCTCCCAGCCCTCATGAGGAGGATCCTCTGGAATGAAGAGCCAGTCCGCCCCAGATGCCAGTGCTGACACCAAGGCCAGGTAACTGGAGCAACAACACAatactttatgttttattcgGTGGCAGCGCATAAATGATagcaaaaaaggtcaaagtgtTACTCACCCACAGTGTCGCCCCATGACTTCCAAAACAAAAGTGCGCTGGTGGCTGTAGGAGGTGCACAGCAGTTTTACTACAACAGGCTAATAAACTTTTTCAGCAGCTATGTGAGCAGACAAATTGCAGCATTGTAGCAGCATACCACGATGCAAGGGAGCAAGTCTGGACAAGCTTATAGAAATCATGCCTAAGAGACCTGAATTGGGGAATCTGCTATAACAAAACTTGGCTTACATGATTGTATCCCGCCCGACAATAAATCATTACATTATGCAGGTATGAGCCTGACATAGAGCTGcaaataacataaacataaaataacattttcatcatcagtttatCTGCAGATTAGTTTTCACAgttaaacaataaatcattttttgatAAAACTGTGTAATATGCCCAAGATCATTTCTATgggcccaaggtgacatcttcaagaATCTGTTAAGAAAGAGTGTTTAGCATCTTTCCAAAAAAGcccattaattttctgttgatacATATCTATTCACATTTTCCCCATTAAAGCACCGCTGTGTTCTTGTTATATCTTCATCCCCTGTAACTCATTTAATAAGAATTACTGACCAAATAACTTTGTGACCTAAGGATAATCACTTTGATGAAACACCAGCTGCTTCATTGCTGTCACTGTTCAACATCACACAGTGTCTGACCTCTGCGCAGTGGTCATGATGGCATCAATTATCTCCATGATGCGGTGCAGTGCAGAGTCTGCTCCGATGGTCATGTCAGTGCCGCAGAAGTCATTGTCTATGGAGCCAACAAGCCCCACGATGTTCAAGTGATCATGCTGCTTGGCCAGGGTGTCTGTGATCCGTCCTGAAGtagcacacgcacacacacacacacacacacacacacacacacacacacacacacacacacacacacacacacacacacacacacacagacatgaatgaAAGAGGATTCCATActcttgaaaatgaaatgatgccTCAAAGGACTATTTCACCATAGAATCCAATTGTATTAAACCCATGTTTCCTCATCGACAGTTTCTTGAGAGCACTTTACCTTTCTGTACGAGCTCCGCCAGCAAATCGCTCCACTCATTGCGGAAGATGTTGGCTCCGGTGAGGCTGCcgtcaccaccacacacacacaggttggtGATGCCTTTCTTCACCAGGTTGAAGGCGGCGGCAAGTCTGCCCTCACGAGTTGGGAAGGTTTTGCATCGGGCACTGCCAATCACAGTCCCACCCTGAAGCAGAGACATCAtgtatcaaatcaaatcaaatcaaatcaagtttatttataaagcataTTCAAAACAACCAGagttttgtacaataaaatacaacgGAAAAACACATGACATAGTAACAGCTAAAATGTGATGTCTTAACTATCTGAGACATACAGGGAACAGTTTGAAATAAACAAGTCACAAAGCAGTTCAGTGAAGGCAGACAGGGCATTGTAATCTGTCATTGACAAATTTGTTCACGCTCTGGCTCCCAAAGGGATTTTTCATGGCCAATGGAGATACTTTTGCAATGCCGTCTGATGCCAAACATTAACTGCAGTCACACTCAGCAAGACTGATACAGTAATCTGAATCAATCTGGATACAGGATGTTATGTTTGGACAGGACCAGTCGCAGTAAGATGATGTGATATAAACACAAGACATTAACACACCAATTGCATTGGCTTTAGAAAGCATGTGCCCTCCAACACACATCCAAAACAAGTCATACTATTGGGCAATGCAAAGAGGACAATGGGAGTCCTACTAACTATCATTTGAATAGTGCTGCTTGCTGCATCTTCAGCTGATAAGGCTCAAAGCACATGCAGCAAAACCCCTTACCAGGTTATTACCAGTATAAGACAGGCAGGGAGACAACAGATGAGAGGAGAtggatgaaataatgaaattccTATTAAAACCGTagaaagaagaataaagagagagatttaggcagaaacaatataaacataacaacaacatgaagtCACAATACAATTAAGGCACAATAGGACTTGTATTCCAGAGGAGGTTTTGACATGTGACAGTAGGAAACGCataggtgtaaataataaaatgaatggcGGGTCTGCTGATGTGCTTAGAGCACAGTTTGTTACTGACACACCTGAATATAACAGAGCCATCACTGcgtgtgcttttcctactatgacaagtcgAAACTATGAGAAAGGCCTACCATAGCTACTTTCACCACTGCTGTCAACAGTGACTGAAGATAATATTTTAACCTACCAGTTGGATGATGTTGGTCACACTGTGCCAGTGTGCCAGTTTGATGTTTTCTCCCCCATCCACCAGGCCCTGGTATCcctgaaaagtaaaatgtatgTAGGACTGATCCCAGTCAAGCAAGAGCAAAGACCTAACTCAGTGTATGTATTCAATAGGGACACAAACAGGATGAAACAGCTTGTTTACCTCATGAATAAGATAGACCTTGGCCCCAACATAAATGCCCATTCGGGTCACAGCTCGGACAGCGGCATTCATTCCTGGGATGACAGTTGCACAAAAATATTAAGATTCATCTCTGCCTCTTAAGTCATTGCACACAAGCGGTTGCACCATGGCCCTGGATGAAGAAATCAAACACTGTGGTGGATATGACCTCATTATCAGTTATTGGGCAAAGGTGCCATCCGCTCTGCAGAGCCTGTAACCACAGCCCCAGACAGGTATTGCTTGAACAATTCCTGACACGTACGCCACACTGTATGAATTACCAGTGCAAAAAGTACTTATATCTTACTGTACTTAATGAAAAGTAGCCATACTGTCTGAAATACTCAGTCtaaaaatactctgttacaagcAAAAGTCATGCATTTAAAATTTAACCTAAGTAAGAG
This genomic interval from Seriola aureovittata isolate HTS-2021-v1 ecotype China chromosome 11, ASM2101889v1, whole genome shotgun sequence contains the following:
- the pfkla gene encoding ATP-dependent 6-phosphofructokinase, liver type gives rise to the protein MSSMDLEKLKMTGAGRAIAVLTSGGDAQGMNAAVRAVTRMGIYVGAKVYLIHEGYQGLVDGGENIKLAHWHSVTNIIQLGGTVIGSARCKTFPTREGRLAAAFNLVKKGITNLCVCGGDGSLTGANIFRNEWSDLLAELVQKGRITDTLAKQHDHLNIVGLVGSIDNDFCGTDMTIGADSALHRIMEIIDAIMTTAQSHQRTFVLEVMGRHCGYLALVSALASGADWLFIPEDPPHEGWEDRMCARLEGSRITGSRLNIIIVAEGAIDRNGKPISSTYIKDLVVKRLGYDTRVTVLGHVQRGGTPSAFDRILSSKLGVEAVIALLEASPGTPACVIGLSGNHPVRLPLMECVEMTKLVQKAMNEKKFAEAVQLRGGSFENNWNIYKLLAFQKASQTESNFSLAILNVGAPAAGMNAAVRSAVRVALAHGHKVYAVNDGFQGLANGALFEMEWHTVAGWTGQGGSLLGTKRTLPNQHMEKIAQTISKFNISALLVIGGFEGYRGVLQLFEARDHYDQLCIPMCLIPATISNNVPGTDFSLGADTAVNAAMEGCDKIKQSATGTKRRVFVVETMGGFCGYLATSTGIAVGADAAYIFEDPFNIHDLKTNVEHLAEKMKKDIQRGLVLRNEKCHENYTTDFIHRLYSSEGKGIFDCRVNVLGHLQQGGAPSPFDRNFGTKLGVRAIQWISERLTENFRQGRVFANSPDTACVLGLNRKVISFNPVTELKAVTDFEHRMPKVQWWSDLRPMLKMLAKYQTSFCEYVPGEIEHVTRRSISIDSGF